In the Geothermobacter hydrogeniphilus genome, TGACGTTGGTCTGGATCGCCAGGTTCTGCTGGATGAACTCGGCCGGATAGGTGTTGTTGGCGTGAATGCCGCCGACCTTGGCGGCGGCGAGGATGACGTACTCGGGCCGCTCGCGGCGGAAGAAATCGGCCACCGCCTGCTGGCAGGTCAGGTCGAGCTCGTCCCGCCCGGGGGTGAGCAGGTTGGTACAGCCGTCGGCCCGCAGGCGCCGGACGATTGCCGAGCCGACCAGACCGTTCGATCCGGCGACGAAGATACGCGCGGCGGGCGCCATGGCGCCGCCTGATGTGAGATGTGAGATGTGAGATGTGGACATCAGGATCAAACCTTTTCTTTCAGCGCAGCGATCAGCGCATTCAGCTTGGCAAAGAGTTCATTGACTGTTTTCAGGATGGTCAGCTCATTCGAGAGGTAACCAAGCCTCTGGCTGATCATCAACTGGGTTTCCAGTTCGCAGAGAGAACCTCGTGCAATTGACAGAAAATGCAAAAATTCTTTTGTCCCCGATCTCGCCGCACCTTCGGCGATATTCGAGGGGATACTGACGGCAGACCTTTGCATCTGAC is a window encoding:
- a CDS encoding four helix bundle protein; the protein is MIEGKRRHHNLQVWQLGMSVVEEVYALTRNFPNFETYGLCSQMQRSAVSIPSNIAEGAARSGTKEFLHFLSIARGSLCELETQLMISQRLGYLSNELTILKTVNELFAKLNALIAALKEKV